A genomic window from Tolypothrix sp. PCC 7910 includes:
- a CDS encoding DUF4383 domain-containing protein — translation MGARYFALISGIVFLLIGLFGFIPGMVATPGTAGPAVVFKAGYGYLLNTFAINVLHNIVHIAVGIAGLVSYRTYLRSRNYGRGLAIFYGVLAIMGFLPVLNTVFGLIPIFGHNVWLHAITALIAAYFGFKTPSAAEIREHEREMVAGRYRDRF, via the coding sequence ATGGGAGCACGTTATTTTGCCCTCATTAGTGGCATTGTGTTTCTATTAATTGGTCTTTTTGGCTTTATACCTGGTATGGTAGCAACGCCTGGTACTGCTGGCCCTGCAGTTGTGTTTAAAGCTGGATATGGGTATTTGCTAAATACATTTGCCATCAATGTTCTACATAACATTGTGCATATAGCCGTTGGTATTGCGGGATTAGTTTCCTACCGCACCTATCTCAGGTCAAGGAATTACGGACGCGGTTTAGCAATCTTTTATGGCGTACTAGCAATTATGGGATTTTTACCAGTTCTCAATACAGTATTTGGTCTCATTCCCATCTTTGGCCATAACGTATGGCTTCATGCAATCACCGCCTTAATTGCTGCGTATTTTGGCTTCAAAACCCCCAGTGCTGCTGAAATACGCGAACATGAACGCGAAATGGTAGCTGGACGCTATCGCGATCGCTTCTAA
- the msrA gene encoding peptide-methionine (S)-S-oxide reductase MsrA encodes MGLFGFGKKTAIPKPEEALPGRAQPMPVPAHHYVNSNPLKPPFADGLETALFGLGCFWGAERKFWQLKGVYTTAVGYAAGFTPNPTYQEVCTGLTGHNEVVLVVFDPKVISYTELLKVFWESHNPTQGMRQGNDVGTQYRSGIYVYSETQKQLAEASRDAYQQALQDAGYGKITTEILDAPEFYYAEDYHQQYLAKNPNGYCGLGGTNVSCPVGIAESQLSS; translated from the coding sequence ATGGGATTATTTGGATTTGGCAAGAAAACAGCAATACCTAAGCCTGAGGAAGCCTTACCAGGAAGAGCACAACCAATGCCTGTACCTGCTCATCACTATGTCAATAGTAATCCTCTCAAGCCACCTTTTGCCGATGGATTAGAAACAGCTTTATTTGGTTTAGGCTGCTTTTGGGGTGCAGAACGTAAATTCTGGCAGCTTAAAGGAGTTTACACCACAGCAGTTGGCTATGCGGCAGGATTCACACCCAACCCTACCTACCAAGAAGTATGCACCGGATTGACTGGTCATAACGAAGTAGTATTAGTTGTGTTTGACCCCAAAGTAATTAGTTATACCGAACTGCTGAAAGTATTTTGGGAAAGTCACAACCCCACCCAAGGGATGCGCCAAGGTAATGATGTCGGTACTCAGTATCGCTCAGGAATTTACGTCTATTCTGAAACTCAAAAGCAACTAGCAGAAGCATCACGCGACGCATATCAGCAAGCACTTCAAGATGCAGGCTACGGCAAAATTACCACAGAAATTTTAGACGCGCCTGAGTTCTACTACGCCGAAGATTACCATCAGCAGTACCTTGCTAAAAACCCCAATGGCTATTGCGGCTTAGGCGGAACCAACGTTTCTTGCCCTGTAGGAATTGCTGAGTCACAACTTAGTAGTTAA
- a CDS encoding glycosyltransferase family 39 protein produces the protein MQERSFIWGHLGQRYRTVETLIDGVWIIVLLVAAVLLFSINLGGAPLRDWDEGTVAQIAREIVRSPAGSLNWLYPTLGGVPYPHKPPLMHLLVAWAYQIGGINEWTTRLPGAILTACSVPLLYCIGREAFRQRWAAIYSALIYLTMLPVVRHGRLAMIDGAVVSFLMVMMWCVLRSRRDLRYCLGVGLAFGLICLTQGVYGVLLGAIAIVFLYWDTPRLLTCYYLWIAVFLGILPVLGWYAAQLLHYGHTFLQMAFISPANNQLGTGAAGNSRTSWYYLKEILMYAWPWLLFLPHSLRLAWENRNLSWAKLVLAWSGVYLVIIACVGSKILWYLFPIYPSLALALGAQLAETENLPLLSSYPRSWIAGLSILALAASAGSIFFSSGANPKTDLQVIFAAVALTMTLAAIYAERGDGQFLKILFWGSYISLLLLMKSNYWVWELSDAYPVKPVASMIVRANPAVKKIYTSFGYNRPSLDFYSDRTIIPASLGELQYYWRYNGQPYFLLNASAYKSLKLDSIKLIDEAEGWKLITKDTNRL, from the coding sequence ATGCAAGAAAGAAGCTTTATTTGGGGTCATCTAGGACAACGGTACCGCACAGTTGAAACATTAATTGATGGGGTATGGATAATTGTCCTGCTTGTAGCAGCAGTATTATTGTTTAGCATCAATCTTGGCGGCGCACCGCTGCGAGATTGGGATGAAGGTACTGTGGCACAGATTGCGCGTGAAATTGTGCGTTCCCCAGCGGGTTCTCTAAATTGGCTTTACCCCACCCTGGGAGGTGTACCTTATCCCCACAAGCCGCCTTTGATGCATTTGCTAGTTGCTTGGGCTTATCAAATAGGAGGCATTAATGAATGGACTACACGCTTACCTGGAGCAATTTTAACAGCTTGTTCCGTACCTTTACTGTATTGTATTGGTCGAGAAGCATTTCGCCAACGCTGGGCGGCGATTTATAGCGCCTTAATTTACCTGACAATGCTTCCTGTGGTGCGTCATGGTCGATTGGCAATGATTGATGGCGCAGTGGTAAGTTTTTTGATGGTAATGATGTGGTGCGTGTTGCGATCGCGCCGAGATTTGCGTTACTGTCTGGGTGTTGGTTTGGCCTTTGGCTTAATTTGCTTAACTCAAGGGGTATATGGTGTATTGTTAGGTGCGATCGCCATTGTCTTTTTATATTGGGATACCCCCCGACTCCTCACTTGTTACTACCTTTGGATCGCCGTCTTTCTGGGTATCTTACCAGTACTTGGTTGGTATGCTGCTCAGCTGCTACACTACGGTCACACTTTCCTACAAATGGCTTTTATCAGTCCAGCCAACAATCAACTAGGAACAGGTGCGGCGGGTAACTCTAGAACATCTTGGTACTATCTCAAAGAGATATTGATGTATGCATGGCCTTGGCTACTGTTTTTACCCCATAGTTTGCGTTTAGCTTGGGAAAATCGCAATTTGAGTTGGGCAAAACTTGTATTAGCCTGGAGTGGTGTTTATTTAGTAATTATTGCCTGTGTGGGGAGTAAAATTCTCTGGTATTTATTCCCGATTTACCCAAGTTTAGCTTTAGCTTTGGGGGCACAACTCGCGGAAACTGAGAATTTACCTTTACTCTCATCCTATCCTCGTTCTTGGATAGCTGGTTTATCGATACTTGCATTAGCGGCTTCTGCGGGAAGCATTTTTTTTAGTTCAGGTGCAAACCCAAAAACAGACTTACAGGTAATTTTTGCCGCAGTTGCTTTAACAATGACTTTAGCAGCCATTTACGCAGAGCGTGGCGATGGGCAATTCCTCAAGATTCTGTTTTGGGGAAGTTATATTTCACTGCTGCTGTTGATGAAATCTAACTACTGGGTGTGGGAATTAAGCGATGCATATCCCGTCAAACCAGTGGCTAGCATGATAGTACGAGCAAATCCTGCAGTCAAAAAGATTTACACATCCTTTGGTTACAATCGTCCTTCCTTAGATTTTTATAGCGATCGCACAATTATTCCTGCGAGTTTAGGGGAACTGCAATACTACTGGCGCTACAACGGACAACCCTATTTTTTGCTGAATGCATCTGCTTACAAAAGCCTCAAACTCGATTCCATTAAGCTGATTGATGAAGCAGAAGGTTGGAAACTGATTACTAAAGATACCAATCGCTTGTAA
- a CDS encoding recombinase family protein — protein MKIIAYSYTDPLLENPPDIDSWGWEVDRVYYDLGGRLQLQELIKDCQTEPGSYLLIRRLEELGDTVKEVSDRLNELEAMGIVVIATEQPYTSEHGNLRAQLLTLLQEIQYQQRSRRIRQGHARKRLDIAPPPGKPPYGYKKSKDKYTIDRSTSPVVKDFFEQFLLYGSLRGAVRYLAKKYGKKISVTTGKRWLTNPVYRGNTAYQDGEIISNTHVPIISPEEAAQIDRLLRRNSRLPSRTASAPRSLAGLVICGECQSHMTVTRVTQRRQNKEYLYLRPISCPKNPKCKALAYDAVLDKTIAKVCQELPQAVAGMNFPQLDAIKNSLGDAIARQQEILTQLPALVETGVLDPETAKLRAYKIHTEISALQAKLATLPPVNLGSVAQAVSIPQFWYDLSESERRFYLREFISRIELIRQEPQWSLQIILIF, from the coding sequence ATGAAAATCATCGCCTACAGCTACACCGATCCTTTGTTAGAAAATCCTCCTGATATTGATAGTTGGGGATGGGAAGTGGATCGGGTTTATTATGATTTGGGAGGGCGATTGCAATTACAAGAGTTAATCAAAGATTGTCAAACTGAACCTGGAAGTTATCTGCTGATCCGGCGTTTGGAAGAGTTGGGAGATACGGTAAAGGAAGTAAGCGATCGCCTCAATGAATTGGAAGCTATGGGTATTGTGGTCATCGCTACGGAACAACCTTACACCTCAGAACATGGTAATCTCCGCGCTCAATTGCTGACATTGTTACAAGAAATTCAATATCAGCAACGTAGCCGCCGTATCCGCCAAGGACACGCCCGTAAGCGTTTAGATATTGCACCTCCACCAGGTAAGCCGCCATACGGTTACAAAAAAAGTAAAGATAAATACACGATTGATAGAAGCACTTCTCCAGTTGTTAAGGATTTTTTTGAACAGTTTTTGCTCTATGGTTCTTTACGGGGAGCAGTTCGCTATTTAGCTAAAAAATACGGTAAGAAAATCTCGGTAACCACAGGGAAGCGCTGGTTAACTAATCCAGTTTATCGGGGGAACACAGCTTATCAAGATGGTGAAATTATCTCAAATACCCATGTTCCCATCATTTCCCCAGAAGAAGCCGCCCAAATTGACAGGCTTTTACGCCGTAACAGTCGTTTACCATCTCGCACAGCTAGCGCGCCACGTTCTTTAGCAGGTTTGGTGATTTGCGGCGAGTGTCAATCTCATATGACTGTGACTCGCGTTACCCAACGTCGCCAAAACAAAGAGTATCTTTATTTACGTCCAATTAGCTGTCCTAAAAATCCTAAGTGTAAGGCTTTGGCTTATGATGCAGTTTTAGACAAGACGATTGCCAAGGTTTGCCAAGAATTACCCCAAGCTGTGGCTGGGATGAACTTTCCCCAGTTGGATGCTATTAAAAATAGTTTAGGAGATGCGATCGCACGTCAACAAGAAATACTTACTCAGCTACCTGCTTTAGTAGAAACTGGGGTTTTAGATCCAGAAACAGCAAAGTTACGAGCATACAAAATTCACACAGAAATCTCTGCACTTCAAGCCAAGTTAGCTACTCTTCCACCAGTAAACTTAGGTTCAGTGGCTCAAGCTGTTTCCATTCCCCAATTCTGGTACGATTTATCAGAATCAGAACGAAGATTTTATTTGAGAGAATTTATTAGCCGCATAGAACTGATTCGTCAAGAACCACAATGGAGTTTGCAAATCATTCTGATTTTTTAA
- a CDS encoding VOC family protein gives MQITNSLHTAILVTDLERSEIFYGKVLGLAKIDRSLKYPGAWYQVGNYQIHLIAAPSSPTDNQNEKWGRNPHVAFSVADLEIAKQELLAQNYPIQASASGRPAVFTQDPDGNIIELSQQ, from the coding sequence ATGCAAATTACCAACAGTCTTCATACCGCCATTCTCGTTACTGACTTAGAACGCTCGGAAATTTTTTATGGCAAAGTATTAGGACTAGCTAAAATTGATCGCTCTCTCAAATACCCAGGTGCATGGTATCAAGTCGGTAACTACCAAATTCACTTGATCGCCGCGCCATCTTCCCCCACAGATAACCAAAACGAAAAATGGGGACGTAACCCCCATGTTGCTTTTTCTGTTGCAGACTTAGAAATCGCTAAACAAGAATTACTCGCTCAAAATTACCCTATCCAAGCCAGCGCCTCTGGTCGTCCTGCTGTTTTCACCCAAGATCCAGACGGGAATATTATCGAGTTGAGTCAGCAGTGA
- a CDS encoding PAS domain-containing protein, translating into MKRDITGKFVSNWDSEKKQRFSISLTSTAWRSLDEEAHKQGISRSEVIEQVARSFGQNYSPTEKAVLEAKIVEQQEVIALLQRQKQDLENQLANAPDPEATERTVTLILESITDAFVAFDKNWCYTYVNGAAVKILEKTPEDIIGKNVWTEVFPSLVGSLAYQKLHKVVAEQVPVSWEEFGEPVQRWLEVNAYPSGYGLAVYFRDITERKQAEAERERLLNELGIERSRFEAVLRQMPAGVLIADAAGKLVLSNDQAKQILKYGYEESLQLEEYEPITPFIGFNGDGRRYEANDYPLMRSLLTGEVIANEEIYLHYSDGSQILINVNSAPILNQQNQIVAAVVIFQDVTERKQIEENLWQTEERLQLALSSAQMVAWDMDLITNQVICSFNALSVWGIQLGTAAEFFDLIHPDDRQQVIESVQRAIAGEFDYNQDYRVIAPNGVTHWLKSQGRVYLDATGQRVRMTGVSVDITEHKQIEAERDRLFEREQAARLEAETERKRLYDILMQLPAMIAIVTGSEHIFEFANPTYLRLTGRTPDIIGKPIREVLPETEGQIYFAQLDRVYQTGEPFIQGESPVYWDNNGDGVLEEAFFNCVFPALRDAEGKIQGVLLHGIEVTAQVRARQQIEQLLQELQHKEKQQQFLIELNDAIRAIQDSKEIMWQVVCATGQHFQVSRCTYGEIDASQEYVIVDRDYCNGVMSVAGSHYLDSFGVEIIAELKQGKTIFVNNVDTDPRTVGGGAVAFNAIQTKSLLCVPLVKEGRFVALFVLHHITPRQWTEDDVILMERIAQKTWLAVERSRAEEELRHSKTRLQLALMIGRMGTWDWDMQINTLTWSDSHYNIMGLQPYEYPPSYELWANSVHPDDLGHTELALQQAMLNKTEYHHEYRTLWENGSIHWIEARGRFLYNAQGQPIQMIGVLIDITERKQAEQERELLLERERIARTQAEAVQRQLESIFDTAPVGMALLDAEQRFVAINEALAQINGLTREQHLGHSVAELFGEIDLNIVAVFQEIYTTGNPFIAYSFAINSPGRSDRSPGYYNLYYLPNINSQGQIEDVLAYVIDVTEQVLLERAQRFLAEASAVLASSLDYQTTLEQVAQLATPDLADWCTVHIVAEDGAIEQIAVAHSDPAKLEWAQQTNSKYPFNPNNPRGAALTLRTGQSDILADIPDELIAQAAHDSEHLEILRSVGFKSVMTVPLRTQARILGVISFVSAESGRHYTQSDLELAEELARRASFAIDNAQLYRAAQSDRAKAEAANRIKDEFLAVLSHELRSPLNPILGWTRILRSKRLEGKKADQALETIERNAKLQAQLIEDLLDVSRILQGKMTLNVAPVNLASTITAALETVQLAAQAKSIEIQTTINPVVGTVTGDGNRLQQIVWNLVSNAVKFTPAGGKIEVKLDQVGMYAQIQVKDTGIGIKPEFLPFVFEYFRQEDGTTTRQFGGLGLGLAIVRHFTELHGGTVQASSPGQNLGATFTVLLPLNIVEQQLSADDSTSESVIDLTGINILVVDDDADMRDLAEFILTLSGAQVTTAASALQALTLLKQSQPDLLLCDIGMPEMDGYSLIRQVRQWSPEQGGTIPAIALTAYAGEINQQQALTAGFQLHISKPVQPEILVQSVAQLLQPLS; encoded by the coding sequence ATGAAGCGCGATATTACTGGTAAGTTTGTTAGTAATTGGGATTCGGAAAAGAAACAACGATTTAGCATATCTCTTACCAGTACGGCTTGGCGATCGCTGGATGAAGAGGCTCACAAGCAAGGGATTTCTCGCTCGGAAGTAATTGAGCAAGTGGCTCGCAGTTTTGGGCAGAATTACTCCCCTACGGAGAAAGCTGTGTTAGAAGCCAAGATTGTTGAGCAGCAAGAAGTGATCGCACTTTTGCAACGTCAAAAGCAAGATCTGGAAAATCAACTCGCCAATGCTCCCGATCCTGAAGCGACTGAGCGCACAGTTACCCTCATCCTCGAAAGTATTACTGATGCTTTTGTCGCATTTGATAAAAATTGGTGCTATACCTACGTAAATGGTGCGGCAGTTAAAATTCTTGAGAAAACACCAGAAGACATTATTGGTAAGAACGTTTGGACAGAAGTGTTTCCCAGTCTTGTGGGTAGCCTAGCATACCAAAAACTACATAAAGTTGTAGCAGAACAAGTCCCTGTTTCATGGGAAGAATTTGGGGAGCCTGTTCAGCGTTGGTTAGAAGTCAATGCCTATCCCTCAGGTTATGGTTTGGCAGTGTATTTTCGTGATATCACAGAGCGCAAACAAGCTGAAGCTGAGCGCGAAAGGTTGCTGAACGAATTAGGAATTGAACGCAGCCGATTTGAAGCGGTTTTACGGCAAATGCCGGCTGGGGTGCTGATTGCTGATGCTGCTGGTAAATTGGTTTTGTCAAACGATCAAGCCAAACAGATTCTGAAATATGGCTATGAAGAATCACTGCAGCTGGAAGAATATGAACCTATTACTCCCTTTATCGGCTTTAACGGTGATGGAAGACGCTACGAAGCTAACGATTATCCGTTAATGCGATCGCTCCTCACGGGTGAAGTGATTGCTAATGAAGAAATCTACTTGCATTACAGTGATGGCAGCCAAATTTTAATTAATGTCAATTCTGCTCCTATTCTTAATCAGCAAAATCAAATAGTGGCGGCTGTTGTAATCTTTCAAGATGTCACAGAACGCAAGCAAATTGAAGAAAATTTGTGGCAGACAGAGGAGCGGTTACAGCTAGCCTTGTCTTCGGCGCAAATGGTGGCTTGGGACATGGATTTAATCACCAATCAAGTTATTTGTTCTTTTAATGCGCTCTCTGTTTGGGGAATTCAATTAGGGACAGCAGCAGAATTTTTTGATCTGATTCATCCAGACGATCGCCAGCAGGTAATAGAATCGGTGCAACGAGCGATCGCGGGAGAATTTGACTATAACCAAGACTATCGAGTCATTGCTCCCAACGGTGTTACGCACTGGCTCAAAAGCCAAGGACGAGTTTATCTTGATGCAACTGGGCAAAGAGTAAGAATGACTGGTGTTTCAGTTGACATCACAGAACACAAACAAATTGAAGCCGAACGCGATCGCCTGTTTGAGAGAGAACAAGCTGCTAGGCTAGAAGCAGAAACCGAGCGCAAACGTCTGTATGACATCCTCATGCAGTTACCAGCGATGATTGCGATCGTGACTGGTTCAGAACATATATTTGAATTTGCTAATCCTACCTATCTGCGACTGACTGGGCGCACTCCAGATATTATCGGTAAACCAATTCGGGAAGTTTTGCCGGAAACAGAAGGACAGATTTATTTTGCACAGCTTGATCGGGTTTACCAAACTGGCGAACCTTTCATTCAGGGTGAGTCACCTGTTTATTGGGATAACAACGGTGATGGTGTCTTAGAAGAAGCATTCTTTAACTGTGTTTTTCCAGCTTTACGCGATGCTGAAGGGAAAATCCAGGGGGTCTTGCTTCATGGAATTGAAGTTACAGCCCAAGTACGAGCAAGGCAACAAATTGAACAATTGCTACAAGAATTACAGCACAAGGAAAAACAGCAGCAATTCTTAATTGAATTAAATGATGCGATTCGCGCCATTCAAGACTCCAAAGAAATTATGTGGCAGGTGGTTTGCGCCACAGGGCAACATTTCCAAGTTAGCCGCTGTACCTACGGTGAGATTGATGCTAGCCAAGAATACGTAATTGTCGATCGCGACTATTGCAATGGTGTCATGAGCGTCGCTGGTAGTCACTATCTAGATTCCTTTGGCGTGGAAATTATTGCTGAACTCAAACAGGGCAAAACCATCTTTGTGAATAATGTCGATACCGATCCACGGACAGTGGGAGGTGGGGCGGTAGCTTTTAATGCCATCCAAACTAAATCTCTGTTGTGCGTACCCTTGGTGAAGGAAGGAAGATTTGTCGCCCTATTTGTCTTACACCATATCACCCCCCGCCAGTGGACAGAAGACGATGTCATACTCATGGAGCGAATTGCCCAAAAAACCTGGCTAGCAGTAGAGCGATCGCGGGCAGAAGAAGAATTGCGACACAGCAAAACTCGCCTACAACTAGCCTTGATGATTGGACGTATGGGTACTTGGGATTGGGATATGCAAATCAATACCCTTACCTGGTCAGATAGTCATTACAACATCATGGGGCTGCAACCATATGAGTACCCACCCAGCTATGAACTTTGGGCTAACAGCGTTCACCCCGATGACTTAGGGCACACAGAATTAGCGCTACAACAAGCCATGCTCAATAAAACTGAATATCATCACGAATATCGCACGCTCTGGGAAAATGGCTCTATTCATTGGATAGAAGCTAGAGGCAGATTTTTATACAATGCCCAAGGACAGCCGATCCAAATGATTGGCGTTCTCATTGACATCACAGAACGCAAGCAGGCTGAACAAGAGCGAGAACTATTACTAGAACGCGAACGCATTGCCCGTACTCAAGCTGAAGCAGTACAGCGCCAATTAGAAAGTATTTTTGATACCGCTCCAGTAGGTATGGCTCTGTTAGATGCCGAACAACGATTTGTTGCCATCAACGAAGCATTAGCTCAAATCAACGGACTAACCCGCGAACAACACTTAGGGCATTCAGTTGCCGAACTTTTCGGTGAAATAGACCTCAATATAGTCGCAGTTTTTCAAGAGATTTACACTACAGGCAATCCCTTTATTGCATATAGCTTTGCTATCAATTCACCCGGACGCAGCGATCGCTCCCCCGGTTATTACAATCTTTACTATCTACCTAATATCAACTCACAGGGTCAGATAGAAGATGTTTTAGCCTATGTTATCGATGTGACAGAGCAAGTACTGTTAGAGCGTGCCCAAAGATTTTTGGCAGAAGCCAGTGCAGTTTTAGCTTCTTCTCTCGATTACCAAACTACTTTAGAACAAGTAGCACAGCTAGCAACACCAGATTTGGCAGATTGGTGTACAGTCCACATAGTTGCAGAAGATGGTGCCATTGAGCAAATTGCAGTAGCTCACAGCGACCCAGCAAAACTAGAATGGGCGCAGCAAACCAATAGTAAATATCCTTTTAACCCCAATAATCCTCGTGGCGCTGCCTTAACTTTACGTACAGGGCAATCTGATATTTTGGCAGATATTCCCGATGAATTAATTGCCCAAGCAGCCCATGACTCAGAACATTTAGAAATTCTGCGCTCTGTTGGGTTTAAATCGGTAATGACAGTGCCATTACGCACCCAAGCTCGAATTTTAGGCGTAATTTCTTTTGTCAGTGCCGAATCTGGGCGACACTATACTCAGAGCGATTTAGAACTAGCAGAAGAATTAGCACGGCGTGCTTCCTTTGCTATCGATAATGCTCAGTTATATCGAGCCGCGCAAAGCGATCGCGCCAAAGCAGAAGCCGCCAACCGCATTAAAGACGAATTTCTCGCAGTCCTCTCCCATGAATTGCGATCGCCTCTTAATCCCATTCTGGGCTGGACAAGAATTCTCCGCAGTAAGCGGCTAGAGGGCAAAAAAGCCGACCAAGCTTTAGAAACCATTGAACGCAACGCTAAATTGCAAGCGCAATTAATTGAAGATTTGTTGGATGTCTCCCGCATTCTGCAAGGAAAAATGACCTTAAACGTTGCGCCAGTTAATTTAGCTAGCACTATAACAGCCGCTCTAGAAACAGTACAACTGGCAGCACAAGCCAAAAGCATCGAAATTCAAACCACAATTAACCCAGTCGTCGGTACTGTCACAGGCGATGGCAATCGTCTACAACAAATTGTCTGGAACTTGGTTTCCAATGCCGTGAAATTCACCCCAGCCGGAGGAAAAATAGAGGTAAAACTAGACCAAGTTGGAATGTATGCCCAAATTCAAGTTAAAGACACAGGGATTGGCATCAAACCCGAGTTTTTACCCTTTGTGTTTGAATACTTCCGCCAAGAAGATGGCACAACCACAAGACAATTTGGTGGACTAGGATTAGGACTAGCGATCGTCCGCCATTTTACCGAACTGCATGGCGGCACAGTTCAAGCCAGCAGCCCTGGACAAAATTTAGGCGCAACCTTCACAGTGCTACTACCATTAAATATTGTCGAGCAACAGCTATCTGCCGATGACAGTACTTCCGAAAGCGTCATCGACCTCACAGGTATTAATATCTTGGTTGTCGATGATGATGCAGATATGCGAGACTTAGCAGAATTTATCCTGACACTATCAGGGGCACAAGTAACCACAGCTGCTTCCGCACTACAAGCCTTGACGCTGTTAAAGCAGTCTCAGCCCGATTTATTACTGTGCGACATTGGTATGCCAGAAATGGACGGTTACTCCCTCATTCGGCAAGTCAGACAATGGTCACCAGAACAGGGAGGAACCATTCCCGCGATCGCCCTTACCGCTTACGCCGGAGAAATCAATCAACAACAAGCTCTAACCGCCGGATTTCAGTTGCATATCTCTAAACCCGTGCAACCAGAGATATTGGTGCAATCTGTTGCTCAATTGCTGCAACCCCTTTCGTGA
- a CDS encoding protochlorophyllide reductase, with translation MEQNRKSTVVITGASSGVGLYTAKAMAKKGWHVVMACRNLAKAEEAAQTVGIPKDSYTIMHLDLGSLDSVRQFVNNFRASGKTLDALLCNAAIYMPLIKEPLRSPEGYELTMTTNHLGHFLLCNLMLEDLKNSPSPDRRLVILGTVTHNPDELGGKIPPRPDLGNLEGFSAGFKAPISMIDGKKFEPVKAYKDSKVCNVLTMRELHRRYHESTGITFSSLYPGCVAETPLFRNHYPLFQKIFPLFQKYITGGYVSQELSGERVAAVLADPEYKQSGAYWSWGNRQKKDGQSFVQRVSPQARDDEKAERLWDLSEKLVGLA, from the coding sequence ATGGAACAAAATCGGAAGTCAACGGTTGTGATTACGGGTGCTTCTTCCGGGGTTGGGTTATACACTGCAAAAGCAATGGCTAAAAAAGGATGGCACGTCGTGATGGCTTGTCGAAATTTAGCCAAGGCGGAAGAAGCTGCTCAAACAGTAGGAATACCTAAAGATAGCTACACCATTATGCATCTCGACCTAGGTTCCTTGGACAGCGTCCGACAGTTTGTGAATAACTTTAGGGCTAGTGGCAAAACTCTAGACGCTTTGTTGTGCAATGCGGCAATTTATATGCCCCTAATCAAAGAACCGTTGCGTAGTCCGGAAGGCTATGAATTGACTATGACCACTAATCATCTTGGTCATTTTCTGTTGTGTAACCTCATGCTTGAGGATTTGAAAAATTCACCATCGCCCGATCGCAGACTGGTGATTTTGGGAACAGTAACACACAACCCTGACGAATTGGGTGGAAAAATTCCCCCACGTCCTGATTTAGGAAATCTGGAAGGCTTTTCAGCTGGGTTTAAAGCGCCAATCTCAATGATTGACGGTAAGAAATTTGAACCCGTGAAAGCTTATAAAGATAGTAAAGTTTGCAACGTGTTAACCATGCGGGAACTGCATCGCCGTTATCACGAGTCAACTGGTATTACCTTCAGTTCTCTATATCCAGGATGTGTGGCAGAAACTCCACTGTTCCGTAACCATTACCCCTTGTTCCAAAAAATCTTCCCATTGTTCCAGAAATACATCACTGGGGGATATGTATCACAGGAATTGTCTGGGGAACGGGTAGCGGCCGTACTAGCCGATCCCGAATACAAGCAATCTGGTGCTTACTGGAGTTGGGGAAATCGACAAAAGAAAGACGGTCAATCATTTGTGCAAAGAGTTTCTCCTCAAGCACGTGATGATGAAAAAGCAGAACGCCTGTGGGATTTAAGCGAGAAGTTAGTGGGTTTAGCTTAA
- a CDS encoding DUF421 domain-containing protein — translation MEKFFFVDWQAIFVPSISILELIIRGSLVYLALFSVLRLLPSRQMGTLGITDLLVVVLFAEAAQNAMASNYTSITEGAILVGTVIFWSYLLNWLGYKLPEFQRFLNPPPLLLVKNGRIIHRHLERELITEDELMSKLRQQSVEFLTDVKLAYMEADGSISVITSDSKTSSIANQESKTKSDLP, via the coding sequence ATGGAAAAATTCTTTTTTGTTGATTGGCAAGCAATTTTTGTCCCTAGTATCAGTATTTTAGAATTAATTATACGTGGCTCGTTAGTGTATCTAGCATTATTCTCAGTGTTACGCTTGCTTCCTAGCCGACAAATGGGAACTCTAGGAATTACCGATTTATTAGTAGTTGTGTTATTCGCAGAAGCTGCTCAAAATGCAATGGCCAGTAATTATACGTCTATTACTGAAGGAGCTATCCTAGTAGGAACCGTAATTTTTTGGAGCTACTTACTTAACTGGTTGGGGTACAAACTTCCTGAGTTCCAGCGATTTCTCAATCCCCCTCCACTATTACTGGTAAAAAATGGTCGGATTATTCATCGGCATTTAGAACGAGAGTTGATTACAGAGGATGAGTTGATGAGTAAGCTACGCCAACAAAGTGTAGAATTTTTGACTGATGTCAAGTTAGCTTATATGGAAGCTGACGGTAGCATTAGTGTCATTACATCCGACTCCAAAACTAGTTCTATAGCTAACCAAGAATCTAAAACAAAAAGCGATCTGCCCTAA